From the genome of Naumannella halotolerans, one region includes:
- the pepN gene encoding aminopeptidase N, translating to MVSLQKAEAVQRASLLEINSMHIAVDLTGDDRTFTSTSTISFGSRRTGTSTFCDFAGEELLSVELNGTPVPHHAWQDNRIRLARLANSNVLTVTGRMAYSSDGEGLHRHVDPADGRTYLYAMSFLDAAPRWFACFDQPDLKTTVAMTVRAPHGWTVLGNGRFTQTEPGMWELFPTPPLATYFITLVAGPYASVLDEVPKTATSDPVVLGLHAKQSLATELQNEAADLFAVTRAGFGAYHDLFGVPYAFGDYHQVFVPDFNAGAMENPGCVTLRDSYLFRGAATEFERGSRACTVAHELAHQWFGDLVTMRWWDDLWLNESFAEYLAHRVCSNSTRYPLWVDFGINRKDWGMVADQSPSTHPVAGNGAVDAAAALADFDGISYAKGAALLKQLVAHLGDEVFLAGLRDYIGRYQYRNAELAELLRCWTRAGADNLSEWSQAWLTTTGADTLRAVGGRIVRTGDERREHRMAVAALDTSGSELDRLQVRVRGDGVDPGLSAAVVVPDAADQTWASIRFDGELSALASISAVADPLTRVVLWNSLRDSVRNAELDPAVVRHRVVADLPDDPSDQIVRSLLGFAADELVGHFTPMADRPERLQELAAGAEQVMQTATPGTDRQLVGWQQLIRTGSDVERLTAWLSGENLPRQQQLDDELRWAIVTRLAELGHPEQIEVLARQDSSASARNHAAHARAATPDAEAKARALRIVTEPNDLSAYEVYATASGLFASGSPQLLVELAEQWFDRIAGTARFRTGWALGTVIRLSFPVRATSPQVLAHAERQLGAPDLVPLVRRALIDGTDKLRRAVAVTTRFPV from the coding sequence ATGGTGAGTTTGCAGAAGGCCGAGGCCGTGCAGCGGGCATCCCTGCTCGAGATCAACTCGATGCACATCGCAGTCGACCTGACCGGTGACGACCGCACCTTCACCTCCACCTCCACGATCTCGTTCGGCTCCCGCCGTACCGGTACCTCGACCTTCTGCGACTTCGCCGGCGAGGAACTGCTGAGCGTCGAGCTGAACGGCACACCGGTGCCGCACCATGCCTGGCAGGACAACCGGATCCGGCTGGCGCGGCTGGCCAACAGCAATGTGCTGACCGTCACCGGGAGGATGGCCTACAGCTCCGACGGGGAAGGCCTGCACCGCCACGTCGACCCGGCCGACGGCCGTACCTACCTGTACGCCATGAGCTTCCTCGACGCCGCACCACGCTGGTTCGCCTGCTTCGACCAGCCGGACCTGAAGACCACCGTCGCCATGACGGTACGCGCACCGCACGGCTGGACCGTCCTGGGGAACGGACGATTCACCCAGACCGAACCCGGCATGTGGGAGTTGTTCCCCACGCCACCGCTGGCGACCTACTTCATCACCCTCGTGGCCGGTCCTTACGCCTCGGTCCTGGACGAGGTGCCGAAGACCGCGACCTCGGATCCGGTGGTGCTCGGCCTGCATGCCAAACAATCACTGGCCACCGAACTGCAGAACGAGGCAGCCGACCTGTTCGCCGTCACCCGGGCGGGCTTCGGGGCCTATCACGACCTGTTCGGCGTCCCCTACGCCTTCGGTGACTACCACCAGGTGTTCGTCCCCGACTTCAACGCCGGAGCGATGGAGAACCCGGGCTGCGTCACCCTCCGCGACTCCTACCTCTTCCGCGGCGCGGCCACCGAGTTCGAACGGGGCTCCCGGGCCTGCACCGTTGCGCACGAACTGGCCCATCAATGGTTCGGTGACCTGGTCACCATGCGCTGGTGGGACGACCTGTGGCTGAACGAGTCCTTCGCCGAGTACCTGGCCCATCGGGTCTGTTCGAACTCGACGCGCTACCCGCTGTGGGTCGACTTCGGCATCAACCGCAAGGACTGGGGGATGGTCGCCGACCAGTCACCCTCGACCCATCCGGTGGCCGGCAACGGCGCGGTCGACGCCGCAGCCGCCCTGGCCGACTTCGACGGCATCTCCTATGCCAAGGGCGCGGCGCTGCTGAAACAGCTCGTCGCCCACCTCGGCGACGAGGTCTTCCTGGCCGGGCTGCGGGACTACATCGGCCGCTACCAGTACCGCAACGCCGAGTTGGCGGAGTTGCTGCGCTGCTGGACCCGGGCCGGTGCGGACAACCTGTCCGAATGGTCCCAGGCCTGGCTCACCACCACCGGTGCCGACACCCTGCGCGCGGTCGGCGGCAGGATCGTGCGTACCGGTGACGAACGCCGCGAACACCGGATGGCCGTGGCGGCGCTGGACACCTCGGGCAGCGAACTCGACCGCCTGCAGGTACGGGTACGTGGTGATGGCGTCGACCCCGGACTGTCGGCCGCCGTGGTCGTACCGGATGCAGCCGACCAGACCTGGGCCAGCATCCGCTTCGACGGCGAACTGTCGGCCCTGGCCTCGATCTCCGCGGTGGCCGACCCGCTGACCCGGGTCGTGCTCTGGAACTCCCTGCGCGACAGTGTCCGCAATGCCGAACTGGACCCGGCAGTGGTGCGGCACCGGGTCGTCGCCGACCTGCCCGACGACCCGTCGGACCAGATCGTCCGCTCCCTGCTCGGTTTCGCCGCCGACGAACTGGTCGGTCACTTCACGCCGATGGCCGATCGCCCAGAGCGCCTGCAGGAACTGGCAGCGGGCGCCGAACAGGTGATGCAGACGGCCACACCCGGTACCGACCGGCAGTTGGTCGGCTGGCAGCAGCTGATCCGTACCGGCTCCGATGTCGAGCGCCTGACTGCCTGGCTGAGCGGGGAGAACCTGCCGCGCCAGCAGCAGCTCGACGACGAACTGCGCTGGGCGATCGTCACCCGGCTGGCCGAGTTGGGGCATCCCGAACAGATCGAAGTGCTGGCCCGACAGGACAGTTCCGCCTCGGCGCGCAATCATGCCGCCCACGCCCGGGCAGCGACTCCCGATGCCGAGGCGAAGGCACGTGCGCTGCGCATCGTCACCGAACCCAACGATCTGTCCGCCTATGAGGTCTATGCCACCGCCTCCGGGCTGTTCGCCTCCGGCAGCCCGCAACTGCTGGTCGAGCTGGCCGAGCAGTGGTTCGACCGGATCGCAGGGACCGCGCGGTTCCGGACGGGCTGGGCCCTCGGCACCGTGATCCGGTTGTCGTTCCCGGTACGGGCAACCAGTCCGCAGGTGCTGGCCCACGCCGAACGGCAGCTCGGCGCACCGGACCTGGTTCCCCTGGTGCGTCGGGCCTTGATCGACGGGACCGACAAACTGCGTCGCGCCGTGGCCGTGACCACCCGGTTCCCGGTCTGA
- a CDS encoding peptide ABC transporter substrate-binding protein, whose amino-acid sequence MTAGAVSAIAALTLAACGSGGAGTDTGTDTGTEGAAGGEYTTNGCTPENPLIASNTSEACGGDQLDMFLAKLVHYNTDTAEPEMDIAESIETDDNQTFTVTLKQGYNFHDGTEVQAHNFVDAWNWAAAGPNGQAASYFFSPIEGYADVQCGGDGSDCEANPPETEEMSGLQVVDDYTFTIKTIEAVSNLPVRLGYSAFAPQPDAFFADESEGKEDFAAKPIGAGPYQVESTSSTETVFTKFADYGGDFPGSADKITFVIYQDTAAAYADTVAGNLDVLDQIPTDQLAGRQFESDLPDRSEQRESMTISYLTYSPADEQLKENKELRQALSMAVDRETINQQLWDGARPPLDSWAPPSLPDSPTGVCGEFCTYDAAAAKALYDQSGGYDGTLYLNTNADGAGNVATFEAVCNGWKNDLGLDCQVNQVVDFSTYNKGIDADEYTGVLRSAWLADYPSIENYLAPIYGKGADSNWSDYDNPAFDDKLAEAAAAPDLDQANALYLEAMQILAEDFPTAPMQSRLETIGWSENVSNVKLTPFGKPDRIGVTVNQ is encoded by the coding sequence ATGACTGCCGGCGCGGTCAGTGCCATTGCTGCACTGACCCTCGCTGCCTGTGGTTCGGGAGGAGCCGGTACCGACACCGGCACCGATACCGGCACCGAGGGCGCCGCCGGTGGTGAGTACACCACCAACGGCTGTACCCCCGAGAACCCGCTGATCGCCAGCAACACCTCAGAGGCCTGTGGTGGTGACCAGCTGGACATGTTCCTCGCGAAGCTGGTGCACTACAACACCGACACCGCCGAGCCGGAGATGGACATCGCCGAGTCGATCGAGACCGACGACAACCAGACCTTCACCGTCACCTTGAAGCAGGGCTACAACTTCCACGACGGCACCGAGGTGCAGGCGCACAACTTCGTCGACGCCTGGAACTGGGCCGCTGCCGGACCGAACGGTCAGGCCGCCTCCTACTTCTTCAGCCCGATCGAGGGTTACGCCGATGTCCAGTGCGGCGGTGACGGCTCCGACTGTGAGGCCAACCCGCCGGAGACCGAGGAGATGTCCGGTCTGCAGGTCGTCGACGACTACACCTTCACCATCAAGACCATCGAAGCGGTCTCCAACCTGCCGGTCCGCCTGGGCTACTCCGCCTTCGCCCCGCAGCCGGATGCGTTCTTCGCCGACGAGTCCGAGGGCAAGGAGGACTTCGCGGCGAAGCCGATCGGCGCCGGTCCGTACCAGGTCGAGTCGACCAGTTCGACCGAGACCGTCTTCACCAAGTTCGCCGACTACGGCGGCGACTTCCCCGGCAGCGCCGACAAGATCACCTTCGTGATCTACCAGGACACCGCCGCCGCCTACGCCGACACTGTCGCAGGCAACCTCGACGTGCTCGACCAGATCCCGACCGACCAGCTCGCCGGCAGGCAGTTCGAGTCCGATCTGCCGGACCGCTCCGAGCAGCGCGAGAGCATGACCATCAGCTACCTGACCTACTCGCCTGCCGATGAGCAGCTGAAGGAGAACAAGGAACTGCGTCAGGCACTGTCGATGGCCGTCGACCGGGAGACCATCAACCAGCAGCTGTGGGACGGTGCCCGTCCGCCGCTGGACTCCTGGGCTCCGCCGAGCCTGCCGGATTCGCCGACCGGCGTCTGCGGTGAGTTCTGCACCTACGACGCTGCCGCAGCGAAGGCGCTCTACGACCAGTCCGGTGGTTACGACGGCACCCTGTACCTGAACACCAATGCCGACGGTGCGGGCAACGTGGCGACCTTCGAGGCCGTCTGCAACGGCTGGAAGAACGATCTCGGCCTGGACTGCCAGGTGAACCAGGTCGTCGACTTCTCCACCTACAACAAGGGGATCGACGCCGACGAGTACACCGGTGTCCTGCGCTCGGCATGGCTGGCCGACTACCCGTCGATCGAGAACTACCTGGCGCCGATCTACGGCAAGGGTGCGGACTCGAACTGGTCGGACTACGACAACCCGGCATTCGACGACAAGCTGGCCGAGGCTGCTGCCGCGCCGGATCTGGATCAGGCCAACGCGCTGTACCTGGAGGCCATGCAGATCCTCGCCGAGGACTTCCCGACCGCTCCGATGCAGTCTCGACTGGAGACCATCGGTTGGTCGGAGAACGTCTCCAACGTGAAGCTGACCCCGTTCGGCAAGCCGGACCGGATCGGTGTCACGGTCAACCAGTGA
- a CDS encoding ABC transporter permease: MLTFIIRRLLQLIPVFLGTTFLIFAMVYGLGDPTAGRCGERPCPASYVARLTEEYHLDDPLIVQYGYYMLGLLQGDLGTTFNGQNVGEELLLRYPTTIKLALIALVFEAVIGIVAGVLAGIYRGSFLDYLVTVSSLVVISIPIFVLGGMAQLVFGIMIPDATGDRLGLPATATDGTWYQLLMPGLVLGSVSVAYIARLLRASLVENLRADYVRTAKAKGLGRGRVIGVHTMRNSLIPVITFIGTDIGALMGGAVVTERIFNVNGIGGYLFRSITTKQGAAVVGTITVLVVVYLLANLLVDVLYGYLDPRISHD; encoded by the coding sequence GTGTTGACCTTCATCATCCGGCGGCTGCTGCAGCTGATACCGGTCTTCCTCGGCACCACCTTCTTGATCTTCGCCATGGTCTACGGCCTCGGCGACCCCACCGCCGGGCGCTGTGGTGAGCGACCCTGTCCGGCCTCCTACGTCGCGCGGCTGACCGAGGAGTATCACCTCGACGATCCCCTGATCGTGCAGTACGGCTACTACATGCTGGGACTGCTGCAGGGCGACCTCGGCACCACCTTCAACGGGCAGAACGTCGGTGAGGAACTGCTGCTCCGCTACCCGACGACGATCAAGCTGGCGCTGATCGCCCTGGTCTTCGAAGCGGTGATCGGCATCGTCGCCGGCGTCCTGGCCGGCATCTACCGCGGCAGCTTCCTCGACTACCTGGTCACCGTCTCCAGCCTGGTCGTGATCTCCATCCCGATCTTCGTCCTCGGTGGTATGGCGCAGTTGGTCTTCGGCATCATGATCCCCGATGCCACCGGCGACCGGCTCGGTCTGCCGGCGACCGCCACCGACGGCACCTGGTATCAGTTGCTGATGCCCGGTCTGGTGCTCGGGTCGGTCTCCGTGGCCTACATCGCCCGGCTGCTGCGCGCCAGCCTGGTGGAGAATCTGCGTGCCGACTACGTCCGTACCGCCAAGGCCAAGGGCCTGGGGCGCGGTCGGGTGATCGGTGTGCACACGATGCGGAACTCGCTGATCCCGGTGATCACCTTCATCGGTACCGACATCGGCGCCCTGATGGGTGGCGCGGTGGTCACCGAACGCATCTTCAACGTCAACGGGATCGGCGGCTACCTGTTCCGCTCGATCACCACCAAACAAGGAGCCGCGGTGGTCGGTACGATCACCGTGCTCGTGGTCGTCTACCTGCTGGCGAACCTGCTGGTCGACGTCCTCTACGGCTACCTGGATCCGAGGATCAGTCATGACTGA
- a CDS encoding ABC transporter permease has translation MTDQQSAFITPGEATTAAAAGGRVTERAPQEQPEKKPAKGRSLWSDAWREMRSNPMFWISSSLILVVIVMAAFPQLFASGDPNYANLTIARQPPSAEHWFGTDRQGYDVYTRTIYGARASIMVGLGATLGVVLIGGLVGLISGYVGGWLDSLLSRLGEIFLAIPLLLAGILFLYIFPAEPGESFYVIIGKVILVIVLFGWPTTARLMRSAVLQVKPNDYVTAARALGGSPARIVFSHVLPNSLAPIMVVATINLGVYIAAEATLSFLGIGLKPPAVSWGLSISDAATLGMIREAPHMLIYPSLFLSVTVLAFIMLGDAVRDALDPKLR, from the coding sequence ATGACTGACCAGCAAAGTGCCTTCATCACCCCCGGTGAGGCCACGACGGCAGCCGCCGCCGGTGGACGTGTCACCGAGCGTGCGCCGCAGGAGCAGCCGGAGAAGAAACCGGCCAAGGGACGTTCGCTGTGGTCCGACGCCTGGCGCGAGATGCGGTCCAATCCGATGTTCTGGATCTCCAGTTCGCTGATCCTGGTCGTGATCGTGATGGCGGCCTTCCCGCAGTTGTTCGCCAGCGGTGACCCCAACTACGCCAACCTGACCATTGCCCGGCAACCACCCTCGGCCGAGCACTGGTTCGGCACCGACCGGCAGGGATACGACGTCTACACCCGCACGATCTACGGTGCTCGCGCTTCGATCATGGTCGGCCTCGGTGCCACCTTGGGTGTGGTCCTGATCGGCGGTCTGGTCGGCCTGATCTCCGGCTACGTCGGCGGCTGGCTGGATTCGCTGCTGTCGCGTCTGGGTGAGATCTTCCTGGCCATCCCGCTGCTGCTGGCCGGCATCCTGTTCCTCTACATCTTCCCGGCCGAACCCGGCGAGAGCTTCTACGTCATCATCGGCAAGGTGATCCTGGTGATCGTCCTCTTCGGCTGGCCGACCACGGCCAGGCTGATGCGTTCGGCGGTGCTGCAGGTGAAGCCGAACGATTACGTCACCGCAGCCCGGGCGCTGGGCGGATCGCCCGCGCGGATCGTCTTCTCCCACGTGCTGCCGAACTCCCTGGCCCCGATCATGGTGGTGGCGACGATCAACCTCGGTGTCTACATCGCCGCCGAGGCAACCCTGTCCTTCCTCGGCATCGGGTTGAAGCCCCCGGCGGTCTCCTGGGGGTTGTCGATCTCCGACGCCGCCACCTTGGGCATGATCCGGGAAGCCCCGCACATGTTGATCTATCCGTCGCTGTTCCTGTCCGTCACGGTGCTGGCGTTCATCATGCTCGGTGACGCCGTCCGCGATGCACTCGACCCGAAACTCCGCTGA
- a CDS encoding ABC transporter ATP-binding protein, whose amino-acid sequence MSTKLTDELVEGGPRSDYVPVDGETLLEVEDLQVEFRTRDGVAKAINGVNFDLRTGETLAILGESGSGKSVTAQAIMGILDSPPGFVTGGEIRYCGQDLLKMPDKQRRKIRGPEISMIFQDALSSLNPVFPVGWQIGEMLRIHRGMNRTDAREGAIKLMERVNIPGARQRVSSFPHQFSGGMRQRIMIAMAIALNPAVLIADEPTTALDVTVQAQIMALLKEIQEERQMGLILITHDLGVVADVADRIAVMYAGRIVESADVFTTYAHPAHPYTLGLLESIPRLDQKGQELTAIGGLPPNLMNVPPGCAFHPRCRFARDICREGAPPPLLTVGTGHVSACHFSEEVLADGDAS is encoded by the coding sequence ATGAGCACGAAACTCACAGATGAACTGGTCGAGGGTGGTCCGCGCAGTGACTACGTACCGGTCGACGGCGAGACCCTGTTGGAGGTCGAGGACCTGCAGGTGGAGTTCCGTACCCGCGACGGTGTGGCCAAGGCCATCAACGGGGTGAACTTCGACCTGCGGACCGGGGAGACCCTGGCCATCCTGGGCGAATCCGGATCAGGCAAATCGGTCACTGCGCAGGCGATCATGGGCATCCTCGACTCACCGCCCGGGTTCGTCACCGGCGGGGAGATCCGCTACTGCGGGCAGGACCTGTTGAAGATGCCGGACAAGCAGCGGCGCAAGATCCGCGGCCCGGAGATCTCGATGATCTTCCAGGATGCGCTGTCCTCGCTGAACCCGGTCTTCCCCGTCGGCTGGCAGATCGGGGAGATGCTGCGGATTCACCGGGGAATGAACCGGACCGATGCCCGCGAGGGTGCGATCAAGTTGATGGAGCGGGTGAACATCCCCGGCGCCCGGCAACGGGTGAGCTCCTTCCCGCACCAGTTCTCCGGCGGGATGCGGCAGCGAATCATGATCGCCATGGCGATCGCGCTGAATCCGGCGGTGCTGATCGCCGACGAGCCGACCACGGCCCTGGACGTGACGGTGCAGGCGCAGATCATGGCACTGTTGAAGGAGATCCAGGAAGAACGTCAGATGGGTCTGATCCTGATCACCCACGACCTCGGCGTGGTTGCCGATGTGGCGGATCGGATCGCGGTGATGTACGCCGGGCGGATCGTCGAATCGGCCGATGTGTTCACCACCTACGCCCATCCGGCCCATCCGTACACCCTGGGCCTGCTGGAGTCGATCCCGCGCCTGGACCAGAAGGGTCAGGAACTGACCGCGATCGGTGGTCTGCCACCCAACTTGATGAACGTACCGCCGGGTTGCGCCTTCCACCCCCGCTGCCGCTTCGCCCGCGACATCTGCCGCGAGGGTGCCCCCCCGCCGTTGCTGACCGTCGGCACCGGCCACGTCAGTGCGTGTCATTTCAGTGAGGAGGTGCTCGCCGATGGCGACGCCAGTTGA